Proteins from a genomic interval of Rhipicephalus microplus isolate Deutch F79 chromosome 6, USDA_Rmic, whole genome shotgun sequence:
- the LOC119168056 gene encoding uncharacterized protein LOC119168056: protein MTALKLSILALFMVASAAAYVTSSDCDFSDIDLDGAVERILATLPKNVTVKEDEFQPVFQGLEVGGVVAAGMNQIKRYGALKPFCVDKQRFLEVDFIDNADVAFYFPWRTCSGNEGKVMMHAEFSRFTVIFRVEGGGFAGNSVLRYEGPTVPVNTHNVHVIIEGAGSVGRIFSGVLSRVLSSFANEFWNDEFFGLFRAFVQKALE, encoded by the exons ATGACTGCTCTGAAATTATCTATTCTCGCGCTCTTTATGGTAGCATCTGCTGCTGCCTACGTCACGAGCAGCG ATTGCGACTTTTCTGACATTGACCTGGACGGTGCGGTGGAACGAATTCTCGCCACACTTCCGAAAAATGTCACCGTTAAAGAAGATGAATTTCAGCCCGTCTTCCAAGGTCTCGAAGTGGGTGGAGTAGTCGCGGCTGGTATGAACCAGATCAAGCGGTACGGTGCCTTGAAGCCCTTCTGCGTGGACAAGCAGCGCTTCCTGGAGGTGGACTTCATCGACAACGCCGATGTAGCGTTTTACTTTCCCTGGCGCACATGTTCCGGCAACGAGGGGAAAGTTATGATGCACGCTGAGTTCTCGCGATTCACCGTCATCTTTCGCGTAGAAGGAGGGGGCTTCGCTGGCAACTCCGTTCTCCGCTACGAAGGCCCTACGGTTCCTGTGAACACACACAATGTTCACGTTATCATCGAAGGTGCCGGATCAGTAGGCAGAATTTTTAGCGGAGTGCTCAGCCGGGTTCTGTCCTCGTTTGCGAATGAATTTTGGAATGACGAGTTCTTTGGCCTGTTTAGAGCTTTTGTTCAGAAAGCACTCGAATGA